The genomic region CGACATGCCCGGCGTCGCCAGGTCGTTCCAGCCTCGCGCCTCGATCTGCTCCTGCGTCATGTGACGCTGCAGGCCGGTGCGCACCGCTCCGGGGCTGACCGCGTTGCTCAGGATGCCGTCACGCGCGAACCGCGCAGAGAGCGCCACCGAGAACAGCGCGTTCGCCGACTTGGATCGCCCGTACGCGATCCAGGGATCGTACGGCGTGCGCTCGAAGTTCGGATCGTCGAGGTCGACGTCCGGATCGACGGTGCGCACGCGACGACACGGAGACGACGCGCGCGCCGTGCGCCGCTCTCAGGGCGGGCAGCAGCCCGGTCGCGAACGCGAAGTGCCCGAGATGGTTCACGCCGAACTGCGTCTCGAATCCGTCTCGCGTGCGGCCGAACGGCGTCGCCATCACGCCCGCGTTGAGCACGAGGATGTCAACCGGCCGCCCCGTCGCCACGTGACGGCTCGTCCACGTGC from Humibacter ginsenosidimutans harbors:
- a CDS encoding SDR family NAD(P)-dependent oxidoreductase encodes the protein MSASSPALHKPTALEVVDGIDLSDKEAIVTGGSSGLGLETARALATAGARVVIAGHNAEAGEAAAAALRAETGNDRIVHRRLDLASLDSVGTWTSRHVATGRPVDILVLNAGVMATPFGRTRDGFETQFGVNHLGHFAFATGLLPALRAAHGARVVSVSSRAHRRSGRRPRRSELRAHAVRSLDRVRAIQVGERAVLGGALCAVRA